In the genome of Myxococcus guangdongensis, one region contains:
- a CDS encoding cupredoxin domain-containing protein: MRPFISRIIKPWLALAATAAMVGATQQGCTKDTPPAAAAPAPTVPEKRENGVRVVELTVTEKGYEPSPVQLKKDEPVKLVVTRKTDQTCATEVVMDDYGINTALPLGQPVDITFTPKTSGKLVYGCAMGKMISGVFLVE; this comes from the coding sequence ATGCGCCCCTTCATCTCCCGCATCATCAAGCCCTGGCTCGCGCTGGCCGCGACGGCCGCCATGGTGGGCGCCACCCAGCAGGGCTGCACCAAGGACACCCCGCCCGCCGCCGCGGCCCCCGCGCCCACCGTCCCGGAGAAGCGGGAGAACGGCGTGCGCGTGGTGGAGCTGACGGTGACGGAGAAGGGCTACGAGCCCAGCCCCGTGCAGCTCAAGAAGGACGAGCCGGTGAAGCTGGTGGTGACGCGCAAGACGGACCAGACGTGCGCGACGGAAGTCGTGATGGACGACTACGGCATCAACACCGCGCTGCCGCTGGGCCAGCCGGTGGACATCACCTTCACGCCCAAGACGTCCGGCAAGCTCGTGTACGGCTGCGCCATGGGGAAGATGATTTCCGGCGTTTTCCTGGTGGAGTGA
- a CDS encoding sensor histidine kinase, which translates to MTTSSTAQQAAPKRRWRNFLLDTSFQLKLTAYIVGVTLVLSALLGVFLVRSARALMQETATAVEARSKAAEVSRELSSATLSNELLARMDDPAFEAAFREKAQTIDAAYEQERAAIVAQRAELEWRQRATWWVLGAFLLAFIAVVALGTIVVTHRVAGPLLRIRRMVGEVAEGKLRPPSYGLRDGDELKDLFDATRTMMQRLREQSEEDARVLAKALEEAERGGASGESLGELRALESRFRARLDA; encoded by the coding sequence ATGACGACGAGCAGCACGGCGCAGCAGGCGGCCCCCAAGCGGCGCTGGCGCAACTTCCTGCTGGATACGAGCTTCCAGCTCAAGCTGACCGCGTACATCGTGGGCGTGACGCTGGTGCTGTCGGCGCTGCTGGGCGTGTTCCTGGTGCGCTCGGCGCGGGCGCTGATGCAGGAGACGGCGACGGCGGTGGAGGCGCGCTCGAAGGCCGCCGAGGTGAGCCGGGAGCTGTCCAGCGCCACGCTCTCCAACGAGCTGCTCGCGCGCATGGATGACCCGGCGTTCGAGGCCGCCTTCCGCGAGAAGGCGCAGACCATCGACGCGGCCTACGAGCAGGAGCGCGCGGCCATCGTCGCGCAGCGCGCGGAGCTCGAGTGGCGGCAGCGCGCGACGTGGTGGGTGCTGGGCGCGTTCCTCCTGGCCTTCATCGCCGTGGTGGCGCTGGGCACCATCGTCGTGACGCATCGGGTGGCGGGGCCGCTGCTGCGCATCCGGCGCATGGTGGGGGAGGTGGCCGAAGGCAAGCTGCGTCCTCCGTCGTACGGTCTGCGCGATGGCGACGAGCTGAAGGATTTGTTCGACGCGACGCGGACGATGATGCAGCGGCTGCGCGAGCAGAGCGAAGAGGATGCGCGGGTGCTGGCGAAGGCGCTGGAGGAGGCGGAGCGGGGTGGGGCGTCGGGCGAGTCGCTCGGCGAGCTGCGCGCGCTGGAGTCCCGCTTCCGCGCGCGCCTGGACGCGTGA
- a CDS encoding HEAT repeat domain-containing protein: protein MRLPALVLLLLLLAPGATLAQGDTRLAFLGRQLQQGKDPRSRSQAALVLGATEDPEAVAVLCPGLKDTSELVRAAVAKSLAKLLESSALPCLEAHKDEADAAVQAAVREAVSALKEYQARPARLYIAMEGMKDLTRSLPPELVKATEARLRSRLVRRGAVLAPAKETKAQAKGVLKKLGVRGFRITPEVHPMEGGGLRVAIVCMTYPDLSLLGQVDVKAGGAQPADLLKALVPRAVEDAAETFEWSNDT, encoded by the coding sequence ATGCGGCTGCCCGCCCTCGTCCTGCTCCTGTTGCTCCTCGCGCCCGGCGCGACCCTCGCCCAGGGGGATACCCGTCTTGCGTTCCTGGGGCGCCAGCTCCAGCAGGGCAAGGACCCCCGCTCCCGCTCCCAGGCGGCGCTGGTGCTGGGCGCCACCGAGGACCCGGAGGCCGTGGCCGTGCTGTGCCCCGGCCTCAAGGACACGAGCGAGCTGGTTCGCGCCGCCGTCGCCAAGTCGCTGGCGAAGCTCTTGGAGTCCTCCGCGCTGCCCTGTCTGGAGGCCCACAAGGACGAGGCGGACGCGGCGGTGCAGGCGGCGGTGCGCGAGGCGGTGAGCGCGCTGAAGGAGTACCAGGCGCGTCCGGCCCGTCTGTACATCGCCATGGAGGGCATGAAGGACCTGACGCGCTCGCTGCCGCCGGAGCTGGTGAAGGCCACGGAGGCGCGGCTGCGCTCGCGGTTGGTGCGCCGGGGCGCGGTGCTGGCGCCGGCCAAGGAGACCAAGGCGCAGGCCAAGGGCGTGCTGAAGAAGCTGGGCGTGCGTGGTTTTCGCATCACCCCGGAGGTCCACCCCATGGAGGGCGGGGGCCTGCGGGTGGCCATCGTCTGCATGACCTACCCGGACCTGTCCCTGCTGGGACAGGTGGACGTGAAGGCCGGGGGCGCGCAGCCCGCGGACCTCCTCAAGGCGTTGGTCCCCCGCGCCGTGGAGGACGCCGCCGAAACCTTCGAGTGGAGCAACGACACATGA
- a CDS encoding helicase C-terminal domain-containing protein, with protein MGGAAELFTRHVFLDLETTGLDPRADEIIELGCLFFEDGREVDRFARLYSASKPLPLTIRRLTGLTDADLEGRPRFGVDLEDLKARLTGWTVVAHNASFEKGFLPDLLGSIRAPVLDSCELMHYLHPELPSHSLESLLRWAGLGIRQPHRAVSDCEAVYAVLVQTMERCISDGRGEDLADLVATLDPRAARRLGPADSLEGGAFDYDEWPLLELLSRLNEACRARPAPLALETQGGFLRGRPERRRAVGVPAVAEPEAETPVLAVRADEVSAVLGAGGALEQREEGFRSRPAQLDMAQAVARALSDGEQVAVEAGTGTGKSLAYLTPAALFAARNGRKVGVAPHTKTLQDQLLEKDLPRLHRALGGTFGYALLKGQSNYLCRRRALEATRVEPGMGHNARAPRAYLRAYLRRSVEGDLDRLSHWFRERFPVLMGLMPAVRSEAATTLGDKCPHHHRCFYHSAVAQAREADVLVINQSLAFAWPARYPKLEHLILDEAHEVEDVATTALTVELSDLAFHRLTERLHGRDGRHGLFAELRRALSASRREESRALMGQVEDSLRRLMDEARDLGARVTELCEPSATAAGEDPDEGAYAPELRVTEAVRALPAWTPVREGLELVRGALQALHTLLAVRVLEALPELAVRMPALERELSGATTELGELSTLATELSGEAAAGRCYSATAEPRRQRWSVGAQPVDVSFHVSRDFAANKRALVLTSATLGPSNGSGTPFVLKRLGLDGRGDKPAPRLLRAPSPFQLHEQALVVLVTDAPRAHEEPFVDWAATRISGLAQTMGGRLLGLFASTRRMERVGAEARNRLEPLGIEVLRQSRGHGRSLAARQERDTGTVLLGTKSFWQGVDIPGRGVGCVFIDKLPLEPALRPLVAAREEPLARAGGEYQGFLQYRLPRALLLLRQGVGRLIRSTTDRGVVIIADPGHPSYRAYLMNALEGYRVEALPWAQARLRIHGVLKQTGLLVDSAAPR; from the coding sequence ATGGGCGGCGCGGCGGAGCTCTTCACGCGGCATGTCTTCCTCGACCTCGAAACCACGGGGTTGGATCCACGTGCCGACGAAATCATCGAGCTGGGGTGTCTGTTCTTCGAGGACGGGCGCGAGGTGGACCGCTTCGCGCGGCTGTACTCGGCGTCCAAGCCCCTGCCCCTCACGATTCGTCGGCTCACGGGCCTGACGGACGCGGACCTGGAGGGCCGGCCGCGCTTCGGCGTGGACCTGGAGGACCTCAAGGCGCGGCTGACGGGCTGGACGGTGGTGGCCCACAACGCCTCCTTCGAGAAGGGCTTCCTGCCGGACCTGCTGGGCTCCATCCGCGCGCCGGTGCTCGATTCGTGCGAGCTGATGCACTACCTGCACCCGGAGCTGCCCAGCCACTCGCTGGAGTCGCTCCTGCGCTGGGCGGGGCTGGGCATCCGGCAGCCACACCGCGCGGTGTCCGACTGCGAGGCGGTGTACGCGGTGCTCGTGCAGACGATGGAGCGCTGCATCAGCGACGGGCGTGGCGAGGACCTCGCGGACCTCGTGGCCACGCTGGACCCTCGGGCGGCGCGCCGGCTCGGCCCCGCTGACAGCCTGGAGGGGGGCGCGTTCGATTACGACGAGTGGCCACTCCTGGAGCTCCTGTCGCGTCTGAACGAGGCCTGCCGGGCGAGGCCCGCGCCGCTCGCGCTCGAGACACAAGGCGGCTTCCTGCGCGGACGTCCGGAGCGCCGTCGCGCGGTGGGCGTCCCCGCGGTCGCGGAGCCCGAGGCCGAGACGCCGGTGTTGGCGGTGCGGGCCGACGAGGTGTCCGCGGTGCTGGGCGCGGGCGGGGCGCTGGAGCAGCGTGAGGAGGGCTTCCGCAGCCGGCCCGCGCAGCTCGACATGGCGCAGGCGGTGGCGCGCGCGCTGTCGGATGGGGAGCAGGTGGCGGTGGAGGCGGGCACGGGCACGGGCAAGTCGCTCGCGTACCTGACGCCCGCGGCCCTCTTCGCCGCGCGCAACGGGCGGAAAGTCGGCGTGGCGCCGCACACCAAGACGCTGCAGGACCAGCTGCTGGAGAAGGACCTGCCGCGCCTGCACCGCGCGCTGGGGGGCACGTTCGGCTACGCGCTGCTCAAGGGCCAGTCGAACTACCTGTGCCGCCGCCGCGCGCTGGAGGCCACGCGCGTGGAGCCGGGCATGGGGCACAACGCCCGCGCGCCCCGGGCGTACCTGCGCGCGTACCTGCGCCGCAGCGTCGAGGGAGACCTGGACCGGCTGAGCCACTGGTTCCGCGAGCGCTTCCCCGTGCTCATGGGGTTGATGCCGGCGGTGCGCTCCGAGGCGGCGACGACGCTGGGCGACAAGTGCCCGCATCACCACCGCTGCTTCTACCACTCGGCGGTGGCCCAGGCGCGCGAGGCGGACGTGCTGGTCATCAACCAGTCGCTCGCCTTCGCGTGGCCCGCGCGCTACCCGAAGCTCGAGCACCTGATTCTCGACGAGGCGCACGAGGTGGAGGACGTGGCCACCACGGCGCTCACCGTGGAGCTGTCGGACCTGGCCTTCCACCGGCTCACCGAGCGGCTGCACGGGCGCGACGGACGACACGGCCTGTTCGCCGAGCTGCGGCGCGCGCTGTCGGCCTCCCGTCGTGAGGAGTCACGCGCGCTGATGGGCCAGGTGGAGGACTCGCTGCGCCGGTTGATGGACGAGGCGCGGGATTTGGGCGCGCGGGTGACGGAGCTGTGTGAGCCCTCGGCGACGGCGGCCGGAGAGGACCCGGACGAGGGCGCCTATGCCCCGGAGCTGCGCGTGACGGAGGCCGTGCGCGCGCTGCCCGCGTGGACGCCGGTGCGCGAGGGGCTGGAGCTGGTGCGTGGCGCGCTGCAGGCGCTGCACACACTGCTCGCGGTGCGGGTGCTGGAGGCCCTGCCGGAGCTGGCGGTGAGGATGCCGGCGCTGGAGCGCGAGCTGTCTGGCGCGACGACGGAGCTGGGAGAGCTGTCGACGCTGGCCACGGAGCTGTCGGGCGAGGCGGCGGCGGGGCGGTGCTACTCGGCCACGGCCGAGCCCCGACGTCAGCGCTGGAGCGTGGGCGCGCAGCCGGTGGACGTGTCCTTCCACGTGTCGCGCGACTTCGCCGCGAACAAGCGCGCGCTGGTGCTCACCTCCGCCACGCTGGGCCCGAGCAACGGGAGCGGCACGCCCTTCGTGTTGAAGCGCCTGGGGCTGGATGGCCGAGGCGACAAGCCCGCGCCCCGGCTGTTGCGCGCGCCCTCCCCCTTCCAGCTGCACGAGCAGGCGCTCGTCGTGCTCGTCACGGACGCGCCGCGCGCGCACGAGGAGCCCTTCGTCGACTGGGCGGCGACGCGCATCTCCGGCCTCGCGCAGACGATGGGCGGACGGCTGTTGGGGCTGTTCGCCTCCACGCGGCGCATGGAGCGCGTGGGCGCGGAGGCTCGCAATCGGCTGGAGCCGCTGGGCATCGAGGTGCTGCGGCAGTCCCGTGGACACGGCCGCTCCCTGGCGGCGCGGCAGGAGCGCGACACGGGCACGGTGCTGTTGGGCACGAAGAGCTTCTGGCAGGGCGTGGACATCCCCGGACGGGGCGTGGGCTGTGTCTTCATCGACAAGCTCCCGCTGGAGCCCGCGCTGCGTCCGCTGGTCGCCGCGCGCGAGGAGCCGCTGGCCCGCGCGGGGGGCGAGTACCAGGGCTTCCTCCAGTACCGGCTGCCGCGCGCGCTGCTCCTGCTGCGGCAGGGCGTGGGGCGCCTCATCCGGTCCACCACGGACCGGGGCGTCGTCATCATCGCGGACCCGGGACACCCCAGCTACCGCGCGTACCTGATGAACGCCCTGGAGGGCTACCGCGTGGAGGCGCTGCCGTGGGCGCAGGCGCGCCTGCGCATCCACGGCGTGCTCAAGCAGACGGGGCTGCTCGTGGACTCAGCCGCGCCGCGCTGA